One stretch of Pseudomonas fragi DNA includes these proteins:
- a CDS encoding riboflavin synthase, with product MFTGIIESIGSIRALTPKGGDVRVSIDTGKLDLSDVKLGDSIAINGVCLTAVELPGNGFAADVSRETLDCTAFNDLKSGSRVNLEKALTPTTRLGGHLVSGHVDGVGEVISREENARAIEFRIRAPKELAKYIAHKGSITVDGTSLTVNAVNGAEFSLTIIPHTLSETIMGDYRPGRRVNLEVDLLARYLERLLLGDKAAEPTSGGISESFLAANGFLKS from the coding sequence ATGTTTACCGGCATTATTGAATCCATCGGCAGCATCCGTGCATTGACCCCCAAGGGCGGTGATGTGCGCGTTTCCATCGACACCGGCAAGCTCGACCTGAGCGACGTCAAACTCGGTGACAGTATCGCGATCAACGGCGTGTGCCTGACCGCCGTCGAGCTGCCGGGCAACGGCTTTGCCGCGGACGTCAGCCGCGAGACCCTCGATTGCACCGCCTTCAACGACCTCAAGAGCGGCAGCCGGGTCAACCTGGAAAAAGCCCTGACCCCCACCACCCGCCTGGGCGGTCATCTGGTCAGCGGCCACGTCGATGGCGTGGGCGAAGTGATCTCCCGTGAAGAGAACGCTCGCGCGATCGAATTCCGCATCCGCGCGCCCAAGGAACTGGCCAAGTACATCGCCCATAAAGGCTCGATCACCGTCGATGGCACCAGCCTGACCGTGAACGCGGTCAATGGCGCCGAGTTCTCGCTGACCATCATCCCGCACACCCTGAGCGAAACCATCATGGGCGACTACCGCCCGGGTCGCCGGGTTAACCTTGAAGTTGATTTGCTGGCGCGCTACCTGGAGCGTCTGCTGCTGGGCGACAAAGCCGCCGAGCCGACTTCGGGTGGTATCAGCGAAAGCTTCCTGGCCGCCAACGGCTTCCTCAAATCCTGA
- the ribBA gene encoding bifunctional 3,4-dihydroxy-2-butanone-4-phosphate synthase/GTP cyclohydrolase II has product MALNSIEELVEDIRQGKMVILMDDEDRENEGDLIMAAECCKAEHINFMARFARGLICMPMSRERCELLKLPLMAPRNGSGFGTKFTVSIEAATGVTTGISAADRARTVQAAAAKDAKAEDIVSPGHIFPLMAQAGGTLARAGHTEAACDLARMAGFEPSGVICEVMNDDGTMARRPELETFAAEHGIKIGTIADLIHYRMIHERTVQRIAEQPLDSELGQFNLVTYRDSVEGDVHMALTLGKICAEEPTLVRVHNMDPLRDLLMVKQPGRWSLRAAMSAVAEAGSGVVLLLGHPLDGDVLLANIRETADHAPAKKPTTYSIVGAGSQILRDLGVRKMRLMSSPMKFNAISGFDLEVVEYVPSE; this is encoded by the coding sequence GTGGCGCTCAACAGCATCGAAGAACTGGTTGAAGACATCCGCCAAGGCAAGATGGTCATCCTTATGGATGACGAAGACCGCGAGAACGAAGGCGACCTGATCATGGCCGCCGAGTGCTGCAAGGCCGAGCACATCAACTTCATGGCGCGTTTCGCCCGTGGCCTGATCTGCATGCCGATGAGCCGCGAGCGCTGCGAACTGCTCAAGTTGCCATTAATGGCGCCGCGCAACGGCTCCGGCTTTGGCACCAAGTTCACCGTGTCGATCGAAGCCGCCACCGGCGTCACCACCGGCATCTCGGCCGCCGACCGTGCCCGCACCGTGCAAGCGGCCGCTGCCAAGGATGCCAAGGCCGAAGACATCGTCAGCCCGGGCCATATCTTCCCGCTGATGGCCCAGGCGGGCGGCACCCTGGCCCGCGCCGGCCACACCGAGGCTGCCTGCGACCTGGCGCGCATGGCCGGGTTCGAGCCCAGCGGCGTGATCTGCGAAGTGATGAACGACGACGGCACCATGGCCCGTCGCCCTGAGCTGGAAACCTTCGCCGCCGAGCACGGCATCAAGATCGGCACCATCGCCGACCTGATCCACTACCGCATGATCCACGAACGTACCGTTCAGCGGATTGCCGAGCAGCCACTGGACAGCGAACTGGGCCAATTCAATTTGGTGACCTATCGTGATTCAGTCGAAGGCGATGTGCACATGGCACTGACCCTGGGCAAGATCTGCGCCGAAGAACCGACCCTGGTGCGTGTACACAACATGGACCCGCTGCGCGACCTGCTGATGGTCAAGCAGCCCGGCCGCTGGAGCCTGCGCGCCGCCATGAGCGCGGTGGCAGAGGCGGGCAGCGGTGTGGTGCTGTTGCTCGGGCACCCGCTGGACGGCGATGTATTGCTGGCCAATATCCGCGAAACCGCGGACCACGCACCGGCAAAAAAACCGACCACCTACAGCATCGTCGGTGCCGGTTCGCAGATCCTGCGTGACCTCGGTGTGCGCAAAATGCGCCTGATGAGTTCACCAATGAAGTTCAATGCCATATCCGGTTTCGATCTGGAAGTTGTAGAATACGTGCCCTCCGAATAA
- the ribE gene encoding 6,7-dimethyl-8-ribityllumazine synthase produces MTLKTIEGTFIAPKGRYALVVGRFNSFVVESLVSGAVDALVRHGVNESDITIVRAPGAFEIPLVAQKVAQRNEFAAIIALGAVIRGGTPHFEYVAGECTKGLSQVSMQFGVPVAFGVLTVDSIEQAIERSGTKAGNKGAEAALSALEMVSLLAQLEAK; encoded by the coding sequence ATGACCCTGAAGACCATCGAAGGTACCTTCATCGCCCCCAAAGGTCGCTACGCACTCGTAGTTGGCCGTTTCAACAGCTTTGTCGTCGAAAGCCTGGTGAGTGGTGCCGTTGATGCCCTGGTTCGCCACGGTGTGAACGAAAGCGACATCACCATCGTCCGTGCCCCTGGCGCGTTCGAAATCCCGCTGGTTGCGCAAAAAGTTGCCCAGCGCAACGAGTTCGCTGCCATCATCGCCCTGGGCGCCGTGATTCGTGGCGGTACCCCGCACTTCGAATACGTGGCCGGCGAGTGCACCAAGGGCCTGTCCCAGGTGTCCATGCAGTTCGGCGTACCGGTTGCATTCGGCGTGCTGACGGTTGATTCGATCGAGCAAGCCATCGAGCGTTCCGGCACCAAAGCCGGCAACAAAGGCGCTGAAGCTGCCTTGTCCGCCCTTGAAATGGTCAGCCTGTTGGCACAGTTGGAGGCCAAGTGA
- the nusB gene encoding transcription antitermination factor NusB produces MISDESDRFNPRDPKPADAGKPSKSAKRREARQLATQALYQWHMAKQSLNEIEAQFRVDNDFTDVDAAYFREILHGVPAHKGEIDAALVPCLDITIEELDPVELSVLRLSTWELIKRVDVPYRVVINEGIELAKVFGSTDGHKFVNGVLDKLAPRLREAEVKAYKR; encoded by the coding sequence GTGATTTCCGACGAAAGCGATCGTTTCAACCCGCGCGATCCAAAACCTGCGGACGCTGGCAAGCCATCCAAGAGCGCCAAGCGCCGTGAAGCGCGTCAACTCGCGACTCAGGCCCTGTACCAGTGGCACATGGCCAAGCAATCGTTGAACGAAATCGAAGCGCAGTTCCGCGTCGATAACGACTTCACCGACGTTGACGCTGCCTACTTCCGTGAAATCCTGCACGGCGTGCCTGCGCACAAAGGCGAGATCGATGCGGCCCTGGTTCCGTGCCTGGACATCACCATCGAAGAACTCGACCCGGTTGAGCTGTCGGTGCTGCGCCTGTCCACCTGGGAACTGATCAAGCGTGTCGACGTGCCTTACCGCGTTGTGATCAACGAAGGTATCGAGCTGGCCAAGGTTTTCGGTTCCACCGACGGCCACAAGTTCGTCAACGGTGTGCTCGACAAACTGGCTCCGCGCCTGCGTGAAGCTGAAGTAAAGGCTTACAAGCGCTAA
- the thiL gene encoding thiamine-phosphate kinase, with amino-acid sequence MGEFELIRNFFAAAPCAQGGEGVALGIGDDCALLDVPFGEQLAISTDTLVAGVHFADPCDPFLLGQRSLAVAASDLAAMGATPLAFTLALTLPTFDADWLQAYARGLNLMAQTCGLRLIGGDTTRGPLCLTLTVFGRVPAGRALTRSGARPGDLLCVGGELGNAAGALPLVLGQRSAQPMISEPLLAHYWSPQPQLALGQALRGKATSALDISDGLLADCGHIATASGVGLVVELDRVPVSLALEEFLGEAGAQQAALSGGDDYVLAFTLPAVELPTLLADGWPIHVVGRVVAGQGVTLLDDEGRDITPAVRGYQHFRA; translated from the coding sequence ATGGGCGAGTTTGAGCTGATCCGCAACTTCTTCGCTGCCGCGCCCTGTGCGCAGGGCGGCGAGGGTGTTGCCCTGGGTATTGGCGACGACTGCGCCCTGCTGGATGTTCCCTTCGGGGAACAGCTGGCGATTTCCACCGACACCCTGGTAGCCGGGGTGCACTTCGCAGATCCTTGCGACCCTTTCCTGCTCGGTCAGCGCTCGCTGGCGGTGGCGGCCAGCGATCTGGCGGCCATGGGCGCAACCCCTCTCGCATTTACCCTTGCCTTGACCCTGCCGACGTTCGACGCCGACTGGCTGCAAGCCTATGCTCGCGGTTTGAACCTGATGGCTCAGACCTGTGGCCTGCGCCTGATTGGTGGTGATACCACGCGTGGGCCGTTGTGCCTGACCCTTACCGTGTTTGGCCGGGTTCCCGCGGGCCGTGCCCTGACCCGCAGCGGCGCACGCCCCGGTGACCTGTTGTGTGTGGGGGGCGAGTTGGGCAATGCCGCCGGGGCGTTACCGCTGGTGTTGGGCCAACGCAGTGCGCAACCCATGATCAGCGAACCGTTGCTGGCTCATTACTGGTCGCCGCAACCGCAGCTGGCGCTGGGCCAGGCCCTGCGCGGCAAGGCCACCTCGGCGCTGGATATCTCCGATGGCCTGCTGGCCGATTGCGGGCATATCGCGACGGCATCCGGGGTGGGCCTGGTAGTTGAGCTCGACCGGGTGCCGGTGTCGCTGGCGCTGGAAGAATTTCTGGGTGAGGCGGGGGCGCAACAGGCTGCATTGAGCGGCGGTGATGACTATGTACTGGCGTTTACCTTGCCAGCCGTTGAATTGCCGACCCTGCTGGCCGATGGTTGGCCGATCCATGTGGTTGGTCGCGTGGTTGCAGGGCAGGGCGTAACGCTGCTGGATGACGAAGGTCGGGACATTACCCCGGCAGTTCGCGGCTATCAGCATTTTCGTGCGTGA
- the ribA gene encoding GTP cyclohydrolase II codes for MPVVFVAACKLPTPFAEFTMHGFLEKATGREHVVLSLGDVADGAPVLGRVHSECLTGDALFSQRCDCGSQLEAALQAIAREGRGVLLYLRQEGRGIGLLNKIRAYELQDGGADTVEANERLGFAADQRDYAICLPMLEHVGVHSLRLMTNNPRKVKALTDMGITVAERVPLHTGHNPHNKLYLATKANKLGHMMGNQHQNEADPA; via the coding sequence GTGCCCGTCGTTTTCGTTGCCGCTTGCAAATTACCCACACCCTTTGCCGAATTCACCATGCATGGCTTCCTTGAGAAGGCCACGGGTCGTGAACACGTTGTGCTCAGTCTGGGCGACGTGGCGGATGGCGCGCCAGTTCTGGGCCGGGTGCACTCCGAATGCCTGACTGGCGATGCCCTGTTCAGCCAGCGTTGCGACTGCGGCTCACAGCTTGAAGCCGCCTTGCAGGCCATTGCCCGTGAAGGCCGTGGCGTCTTGCTGTACCTGCGTCAGGAAGGCCGTGGCATCGGTTTGCTCAACAAGATCCGCGCCTACGAGCTGCAAGACGGCGGTGCCGATACCGTTGAAGCCAACGAGCGCCTGGGCTTTGCTGCCGACCAGCGCGACTACGCCATCTGCCTGCCAATGCTGGAGCACGTTGGCGTGCATTCACTGCGCCTGATGACCAACAACCCGCGTAAGGTCAAAGCCTTGACCGACATGGGCATCACCGTGGCCGAGCGTGTGCCGTTGCACACCGGGCACAACCCGCACAACAAGCTGTACCTGGCGACCAAAGCCAACAAGCTCGGGCACATGATGGGCAACCAGCATCAGAACGAGGCTGACCCGGCATGA
- a CDS encoding cobalamin-binding protein, with protein MRVWLAALLLTVGMPSLAASRVVSLSPALSEMVVELGAADLLVGRLEAGEHLPELASVPSVGRYGQLDMERLLSLQPDLLLLWPGSVGAAQREQLRRLNIPTYTAEPASLDQLADQVEALAMALNRPERGQALAAQLRQRLAQLREQYRRDPPLRAFYQVWDQPLYTLGGGQIISDALAVCGASNVFDDLTLPAPQVSIEAVLQRNPEVIIASTQAQLDAWKAWPQLDAVKHGRLLLLVDKGLERPSGQMLEATAKLCEQLASP; from the coding sequence ATGCGCGTCTGGCTGGCGGCATTACTGCTGACCGTCGGCATGCCTTCACTGGCGGCCTCTCGTGTCGTCAGTCTGTCTCCGGCCTTATCCGAAATGGTGGTTGAACTGGGCGCCGCCGATTTGCTGGTGGGGCGTCTGGAGGCGGGCGAACACTTGCCTGAGCTTGCCAGCGTGCCTTCAGTGGGCCGTTACGGGCAACTGGACATGGAGCGCCTGCTCAGCCTGCAACCTGACCTGCTGTTGCTCTGGCCGGGCAGTGTGGGCGCTGCCCAGCGTGAACAACTGCGCCGTCTGAATATCCCCACCTACACAGCCGAACCGGCAAGCCTCGACCAGCTGGCCGATCAGGTTGAAGCACTGGCGATGGCCTTGAACCGGCCCGAGCGTGGCCAGGCACTGGCGGCGCAACTGCGCCAACGCCTGGCGCAATTGCGCGAGCAATACCGGCGCGACCCGCCACTGCGGGCGTTCTATCAGGTGTGGGACCAGCCGCTGTACACCCTCGGCGGCGGGCAAATCATCAGCGATGCGCTGGCGGTGTGCGGGGCCAGCAATGTGTTTGATGACCTTACGCTGCCGGCGCCGCAGGTCAGTATCGAGGCCGTGTTGCAGCGTAATCCCGAGGTGATCATTGCCAGTACCCAAGCGCAGCTGGATGCCTGGAAGGCCTGGCCGCAGCTTGACGCGGTCAAGCATGGGCGTTTGCTGCTGTTGGTCGACAAGGGCCTGGAACGCCCGAGCGGGCAGATGCTGGAAGCAACGGCAAAGCTGTGTGAGCAACTGGCGTCACCCTGA
- a CDS encoding TonB-dependent receptor domain-containing protein: MKHLRIALILGCMPASPVLADSLEREEALKLPQTLITGNRQVEARSDSSSASSVFTRDDIDRLQPTSLTDLLGRVPGVQVARSGGRGGLPGIYIRGTKSAQSLVLVDGQRMANATSADSNLQYLAMDQIERVEVLRGSRSVIYGSDAIGGVIQIFTRRGADQAPQLRVHSALGSYGSSDNSLGISGGNTQTRYNLSASLEQTAGINRTHESFPSDSDHDAYRNKSLSLNLSHSLSDDLEVGVSALKNIGKTELDNSFGRWDPDTFTVSGQQLYSDFDISSVASFIDAQLNEHWNSRLEFGHSENREKTRDKLSTDIYSFNTYRDSLNWQNNLTLDDQNSLILGTDAYEDRVRSSTVFEEDSRWNRAGFIQHRFHGEYFSTELGLRHDQNQQFGSHNTWSASLTVPLNADNDVLLTYSEGFRAPTFNDLYYPQFGNPDLKPEYSKSYELQWRSQLSETSRLETSLYRTDIRDAIVADADFIQQNIGAAQITGFESALQQEWFGWQSSLGLAIIDPRDRDTGHTLSRRARRTLSLDLDRQFDRLGVGASWQAVSNSFNDENNQQPIAGYAVLGLRSNWQASPEVRLDVKVDNLLDKTFTRALYSYDGNYYGYREERRSLQLAITWTPTF; the protein is encoded by the coding sequence ATGAAACACCTTCGCATTGCCCTGATTCTGGGCTGCATGCCCGCCAGCCCTGTACTCGCCGACTCCCTGGAACGCGAAGAAGCGCTCAAACTCCCGCAAACCCTGATCACCGGCAACCGCCAGGTCGAGGCACGCTCGGACAGCAGCAGCGCCAGCAGCGTATTCACCCGCGATGATATCGACCGTCTGCAACCCACCAGCCTGACCGACCTGCTGGGCCGGGTGCCGGGCGTGCAAGTGGCGCGCAGCGGCGGGCGTGGCGGCCTGCCAGGGATTTACATCCGCGGCACCAAGTCGGCGCAAAGCCTGGTGCTGGTCGATGGCCAGCGCATGGCCAATGCCACCTCGGCCGACAGCAACCTGCAGTACCTGGCCATGGACCAGATCGAGCGCGTAGAAGTGCTACGCGGCTCGCGCTCGGTGATCTATGGCAGCGATGCCATTGGCGGGGTGATTCAGATCTTCACCCGCCGCGGCGCCGATCAGGCGCCACAGCTTCGGGTTCACAGTGCGCTGGGCAGTTATGGCAGCTCCGATAACAGCCTGGGCATCTCCGGTGGCAATACGCAAACACGCTACAACCTGAGCGCCAGCCTGGAGCAGACTGCCGGGATCAACCGCACCCACGAGTCCTTCCCCAGCGACAGCGACCACGATGCCTATCGCAACAAGTCATTGAGCCTGAACCTGAGCCACTCGCTGAGCGATGACCTTGAAGTCGGCGTGTCGGCGCTGAAGAACATCGGCAAGACCGAACTCGACAATTCGTTCGGGCGCTGGGACCCGGACACGTTTACCGTCAGTGGCCAGCAGCTTTACAGCGATTTCGATATCAGCAGCGTTGCCAGCTTTATCGACGCTCAGCTCAATGAGCACTGGAACTCGCGACTGGAGTTTGGCCACAGCGAAAACCGCGAAAAAACCCGGGACAAGCTCAGCACCGATATTTACAGCTTCAATACCTATCGCGACTCGCTGAACTGGCAAAACAACCTGACGCTGGACGATCAGAACAGCCTGATCCTCGGCACCGATGCCTATGAAGACCGTGTACGCAGCAGCACCGTTTTCGAGGAAGACAGCCGCTGGAATCGCGCCGGATTTATCCAGCACCGCTTCCACGGTGAGTACTTCTCGACCGAGCTGGGCCTGCGTCACGACCAGAACCAGCAATTTGGCAGCCACAACACCTGGAGCGCCAGCCTGACTGTGCCGCTGAACGCCGACAACGACGTTTTACTGACATACAGCGAAGGGTTTCGCGCACCAACGTTCAATGACTTGTACTACCCGCAATTCGGTAATCCCGATCTCAAGCCGGAATATTCGAAAAGCTATGAGCTGCAATGGCGCAGTCAGCTAAGTGAAACCAGTCGCCTGGAAACTTCGCTGTATCGCACCGATATTCGCGACGCGATTGTGGCCGATGCCGACTTTATCCAGCAGAACATCGGCGCGGCGCAAATCACCGGTTTCGAAAGCGCTTTGCAGCAAGAGTGGTTCGGCTGGCAGAGCAGCCTGGGCCTTGCGATTATCGACCCGCGCGATCGCGACACCGGCCATACCCTGAGCCGCCGCGCACGCCGGACCTTGAGCCTGGATCTGGATCGGCAATTTGACAGGCTGGGCGTGGGAGCCAGCTGGCAAGCGGTGAGCAACAGTTTCAATGATGAAAACAACCAGCAGCCTATAGCCGGTTACGCGGTGCTGGGGTTGCGCAGCAACTGGCAGGCCAGCCCCGAAGTGCGCCTGGACGTGAAAGTCGACAACCTGCTGGACAAGACTTTCACCCGCGCGCTCTACAGCTATGACGGCAACTACTACGGCTACCGCGAAGAGCGACGCAGCTTGCAGTTGGCCATCACCTGGACCCCGACGTTCTAA
- the dxs gene encoding 1-deoxy-D-xylulose-5-phosphate synthase: MPTTFQEIPRNRPTTPLLDRTGTPAGLRRLAEAELETLADELRLELLYTVGQTGGHFGAGLGVIELTIALHYVFDTPDDRLVWDVGHQAYPHKILTGRREQMATLRQKDGIAAFPRRSESEYDTFGVGHSSTSISAALGMAIAARLQKSERKAIAVIGDGALTAGMAFEALNHAPEVDANMLVILNDNDMSISRNVGGLSNYLAKILSSRTYASMREGSKKVLSRLPGAWEIARRTEEYAKGMLVPGTLFEELGWNYIGPIDGHDLPTLIATLRNMRDLKGPQFLHIVTKKGKGFAPAEADPIGYHAITKLEPLNAPKAPPKAPTGPKYSAVFGEWLCDMAAADERLVGITPAMKEGSDLIAFSERYPKRYFDVAIAEQHAVTFAAGMACEGSKPVVAIYSTFLQRGYDQLVHDVAVQNLDVLFAIDRAGLVGEDGPTHAGSYDLSYLRCIPGMVIMTPSDENELRKMLTTGHLYNGPAAVRYPRGTGPNAAIEKNLEPLEIGKGVIRRQGSKVAMLVFGVQLAEALQVAEKIDATVVDMRFVKPMDEELVREMAASHELLVTIEENAIMGGAGAGVSEFLARENVLKSVLHLGLPDVYVEHAKPSQMLAECGLDAAGIEASVRQRMALLGL, from the coding sequence ATGCCAACGACGTTTCAAGAGATTCCCCGCAACCGTCCGACTACGCCCCTGCTTGACCGGACGGGCACGCCTGCGGGCCTGCGCCGCCTGGCCGAAGCCGAGCTGGAAACCCTGGCCGATGAGTTGCGCCTGGAATTGCTCTATACCGTCGGCCAGACGGGCGGGCATTTTGGTGCCGGCCTGGGTGTCATTGAGCTGACCATCGCGTTGCACTACGTGTTCGACACCCCGGACGACCGGCTGGTGTGGGACGTGGGCCATCAGGCGTATCCGCACAAAATCCTCACCGGGCGTCGCGAGCAGATGGCCACCTTGCGCCAGAAAGACGGCATTGCCGCTTTCCCGCGCCGCTCCGAGAGCGAATACGACACCTTTGGCGTCGGCCACTCCAGCACCTCGATCAGCGCAGCGCTGGGCATGGCCATTGCCGCCCGCCTGCAAAAAAGCGAGCGCAAGGCAATTGCCGTTATCGGTGATGGCGCCCTGACTGCCGGCATGGCCTTCGAGGCGCTGAACCACGCGCCCGAAGTGGATGCCAACATGTTGGTTATCCTCAACGACAACGACATGTCGATCTCGCGCAATGTCGGGGGTTTGTCCAATTACCTGGCCAAGATCCTGTCGAGCCGCACTTACGCCAGCATGCGCGAAGGCAGCAAGAAGGTACTCTCGCGTCTGCCTGGCGCGTGGGAAATTGCCCGTCGTACCGAAGAATATGCCAAAGGCATGCTGGTACCCGGCACCCTGTTTGAAGAGCTGGGCTGGAACTACATCGGCCCGATCGATGGCCACGACCTGCCGACCCTGATCGCAACGCTACGCAATATGCGCGACCTCAAGGGGCCGCAGTTCCTGCATATCGTCACCAAAAAAGGCAAAGGCTTCGCCCCGGCCGAAGCGGACCCGATCGGCTATCACGCCATCACCAAGCTTGAGCCGTTGAATGCGCCGAAAGCACCGCCAAAAGCACCGACCGGGCCGAAGTACTCAGCTGTGTTCGGCGAATGGTTGTGCGACATGGCTGCGGCCGATGAGCGCCTGGTAGGCATCACCCCGGCCATGAAAGAAGGCTCGGACCTGATCGCTTTCAGCGAGCGTTATCCAAAGCGCTACTTCGACGTGGCGATTGCCGAGCAACACGCGGTGACCTTTGCGGCCGGCATGGCATGCGAAGGTTCCAAGCCGGTAGTGGCGATCTATTCGACATTCCTGCAACGCGGCTACGACCAGTTGGTGCATGACGTAGCCGTGCAAAATCTGGACGTGCTGTTTGCCATCGACCGTGCGGGCCTGGTGGGCGAAGACGGCCCGACCCACGCTGGCAGTTACGACCTGTCGTACCTGCGTTGCATTCCGGGCATGGTCATCATGACCCCGAGCGACGAGAACGAACTGCGCAAAATGCTCACCACCGGCCACCTCTACAACGGCCCGGCGGCCGTGCGTTACCCGCGTGGTACCGGGCCGAATGCAGCGATCGAAAAAAACCTCGAGCCGCTGGAAATCGGCAAGGGCGTGATTCGTCGCCAGGGTTCGAAAGTCGCCATGCTGGTATTCGGCGTGCAACTGGCCGAAGCGCTGCAAGTGGCTGAGAAAATCGACGCCACCGTGGTCGACATGCGCTTCGTCAAACCGATGGATGAAGAACTGGTTCGCGAAATGGCTGCCAGCCATGAGCTGCTGGTGACCATCGAAGAAAACGCCATCATGGGTGGCGCAGGCGCAGGCGTCAGCGAGTTCCTGGCCCGTGAAAACGTGCTCAAGTCGGTACTGCACCTGGGCTTGCCGGACGTATACGTCGAGCACGCCAAGCCGAGCCAGATGCTGGCCGAGTGCGGCCTGGACGCTGCCGGCATCGAAGCCTCGGTGCGCCAGCGCATGGCACTGCTGGGGCTGTAA
- the ispA gene encoding (2E,6E)-farnesyl diphosphate synthase — translation MIDAYQISSQARVNAALELLFVAPAPELARLYEAMRYSVMNGGKRVRPLLAYAACQALGSAPEQANGAACAVELIHAYSLVHDDLPAMDDDDLRRGQPTTHKAFDEACAILAGDGLQSLAFSALLDPRLSDLDADTRLRMVTALALAAGPAGMVGGQAIDLGSVGLKLDQAALENMHRHKTGALIEASVQLGALASGNATAENLQALNVYARAIGLAFQVQDDILDVESDTATLGKRQGADIARDKPTYPALMGLEQAKGYALELRDQALNALRHFDAAAEPLRELARYIVERRH, via the coding sequence ATGATTGATGCTTATCAAATCAGCAGCCAGGCCCGTGTCAACGCGGCGCTTGAACTCTTGTTTGTCGCTCCGGCACCGGAGCTGGCGCGCCTTTACGAGGCCATGCGCTACAGCGTCATGAACGGTGGCAAGCGGGTTCGCCCGCTGCTGGCCTATGCGGCCTGCCAGGCTCTGGGCAGCGCACCTGAACAAGCCAATGGTGCGGCCTGTGCCGTGGAGCTGATCCACGCCTATTCGCTGGTGCATGATGATTTGCCCGCAATGGACGATGACGATCTGCGTCGCGGCCAGCCAACCACCCATAAAGCCTTCGACGAAGCCTGCGCCATCCTGGCGGGCGACGGCCTGCAAAGCCTGGCGTTCAGCGCACTGCTCGACCCGCGCCTGAGCGACCTGGATGCCGATACGCGCTTGCGCATGGTGACGGCCCTGGCCCTGGCTGCAGGCCCGGCGGGCATGGTGGGCGGGCAAGCAATCGACCTGGGCTCGGTTGGCCTCAAGCTCGATCAGGCTGCCCTTGAAAACATGCACCGGCACAAAACCGGCGCCCTGATCGAAGCCAGCGTGCAACTGGGCGCCCTGGCCAGCGGCAACGCAACCGCTGAAAACCTGCAGGCATTGAATGTCTACGCACGCGCCATTGGCCTGGCATTTCAGGTGCAGGACGACATCCTCGATGTTGAAAGCGATACCGCGACCCTGGGCAAACGCCAGGGTGCCGACATCGCGCGGGACAAGCCGACCTACCCGGCGCTGATGGGTCTGGAGCAGGCCAAAGGCTATGCACTGGAACTGCGCGACCAGGCGCTCAACGCCCTGCGACATTTTGATGCAGCTGCCGAGCCGCTGCGCGAATTGGCACGATATATCGTTGAACGCCGCCACTAA
- a CDS encoding exodeoxyribonuclease VII small subunit, with product MARKKASLDFEQSLADLQTLVERLENGELSLEDSLTAFEQGIRLTRDCQGALAQAEQKVQILLERDGELAQEPFDAEQSE from the coding sequence ATGGCCCGCAAAAAAGCTTCCCTGGATTTCGAGCAGTCACTTGCTGACCTGCAAACACTGGTCGAGCGTCTGGAAAATGGCGAGCTGTCGCTGGAAGACTCTCTGACTGCCTTTGAACAAGGCATCCGCCTGACCCGTGATTGCCAGGGCGCACTGGCCCAGGCCGAACAGAAAGTGCAGATCCTGCTTGAACGCGATGGTGAACTGGCCCAAGAGCCTTTTGATGCGGAACAGTCCGAATGA